One segment of Rosa chinensis cultivar Old Blush chromosome 6, RchiOBHm-V2, whole genome shotgun sequence DNA contains the following:
- the LOC112171538 gene encoding uncharacterized protein LOC112171538: MAFTIRQLSSSTVPGGIPTCITYPNPAEGLTANFELKSGLLHRLPTFYGLSMEDPNQHLMEFQFICLSMKPHLVDENILKLKACPFSLTDKAKQWLYELPSGHITSWDDMMKAFLDKYFPTSRIIMLRKKISGIQQGVDESYADYHERFKSFLAQCPQHGMKDETLLTCFYEGLTNLERDMLDAASGGSFMDKQPAAGMALIQSRASNQQQYGGIRSTTHEIHGVNEVSTFAHLEDKINKLTSLVSQVVTTKGQTMACGVCSMQGHAADQCPQLMENEGVNAIGFQQGQNRRRNDPFSNTYNEGWRNHLNFHWRDNDNVQGVAPNANYNRAPPSFFQKTQAPLNSTPLNSSSSSSSNNNSDEIIKMLATSNQTLVQGQNLIQNMMEEMEKQLGKWLII, translated from the coding sequence ATGGCTTTCACCATTAGGCAACTCTCATCCTCTACTGTTCCAGGTGGCATCCCTACTTGCATCACCTACCCTAATCCAGCTGAAGGATTAACAGCTAATTTTGAATTGAAGTCTGGATTGCTCCATCGTCTCCCTACTTTCTAtggactctctatggaagatcccaaCCAGCATCTAATGGAGTTTCAGTTCATTTGTTTAAGCATGAAGCCACATTTAGTAGATGAGAATATTTTGAAACTAAAGGCATGCCCTTTCTCATTAACTGACAAGGCAAAGCAATGGCTTTATGAGTTGCCAAGTGGACACATTACGTCTTGGGATGAcatgatgaaggcattcttgGATAAGTACTTCCCCACATCTCGCATCATCATGCTCAGGAAGAAGATTAGTGGTATTCAACAAGGAGTTGATGAGTCATATGCGGATTATCATGAGAGATTTAAGTCTTTTCTTgctcaatgccctcaacatggcatgaaggatgagactTTGCTTACTTGTTTTTATGAAGGGCTCACCAACTTGGAGAGAGATATGCTTGATGCTGCTTCTGGAGGTTCCTTCATGGACAAACAACCAGCTGCTGGGATGGCTCTAATTCAAAGTAGAGCTTCTAACCAACAACAATATGGAGGAATAAGATCCACCACACATGAAATACATGGAGTTAATGAGGTAAGTACTTTTGCTCAtttggaagataaaattaaCAAGCTTACTTCTCTTGTGTCTCAGGTTGTTACAACAAAAGGACAAACTATGGCATGTGGAGTGTGCTCAATGCAAGGGCATGcagctgatcaatgccctcaactcatggaaaATGAAGGAGTTAACGCCATAGGCTTCCAACAAGGGCAAAACCGTCGTCGAAATGATCCTTTCTCGAACACATATAATGAAGGATGGAGAAATCACCTAAATTTCCATTGGAGAGACAATGACAACGTCCAAGGAGTTGCCCCAAACGCCAATTATAATCGTGCTCCACCTAGTTTCTTCCAAAAGACTCAGGCTCCTCTAAACTCTACTCCTTtaaattcttcatcttcttcttcttctaataatAATTCTGATGAGATTATTAAAATGCTAGCAACTTCTAATCAGACTTTAGTGCAAGGTCAGAATCTCATTCAAAATATGATGGAAGAAATGGAGAAGCAGCTAGGGAAGTGGTTGATCATATGA
- the LOC112171539 gene encoding uncharacterized protein LOC112171539 produces the protein MTKGPEGGKLSSNTIPNPKGSFESANAITTRSGKVIHDVPKAQKNTTLSIDEEEETPTSKRKEKSDPTTSRIETDLAIPDPATSRIERSLQSPTKTETKGKMSNSSVPVITNAFPSPMPFPRRFAKSKQEESDMAILDTFKKVQVNIPLLEAIKQVPKYAKFLKELCTTRRRIREKEVVKVNENVSAVIQRKLPPKCKDPGSFTILCVIGNTRFENAMLDLGASINVMPYSVYASLGLGELKTDNVNHLIFPADFYVLYMEESTINPTPLLLGRPFMRTARIKIDVYAGSLIMEFDGDVIGFNIFEAMRYPIEFYSCFSINILDTLAHKVLEAIRKDTLVTTIEQGIGYTHDGVMVPMKNLQKTLDPPTLEDVSSIETHLRYEGPYT, from the exons ATGACAAAAGGGCCTGAAGGAGGTAAGCTCTCAAGTAATACTATCCCAAATCCGAAGGGAAGCTTTGAATCTGCCAATGCCATCACCACCAGAAGCGGAAAGGTCATCCATGACGTCCCCAAGGCACAAAAGAACACCACCTTGTCCattgatgaagaagaggagacGCCAACTtcaaaaaggaaggaaaaaagtGACCCAACGACGTCCAGGATTGAAACTGACCTTGCCATCCCAGACCCTGCGACGTCCAGGATTGAACGCTCATTGCAATCCCCAACGAAAACAGAAACCAAGGGTAAAATGTCTAACTCTTCAGTTCCAGTTATTACTAATGCTTTCCCTTCTCCTATGCCTTTTCCTCGCAGATTTGCTAAATCCAAGCAAGAAGAAAGCGACATGGCTATTTTGGATACTTTTAAGAAAGTGCAGGTCAACATTCCCCTTCTTGAAGCTATAAAGCAAGTGCCCAAATATGCAAAGTTTTTGAAGGAGCTTTGTACAACAAGAAGGAGAATTCGAGAAAAGGAGGTTGTGAAGGTGAATGAGAATGTCTCAGCTGTTATTCAAAGGAAACTTCCCCCAAAATGCAAAGATCCTGGAAGCTTCACCATTCTTTGCGTTATCGGTAACACTAGATTTGAAAATGCCATGTTAGATCTAGGTGCATCTATAAATGTCATGCCTTATTCTGTTTATGCATCTTTAGGTCTAGGTGAACTTAAAACTGATAAC gttaatcacTTGATCTTTCCCGcggatttttatgttttgtacaTGGAGGAATCCACCATAAACCCAACACCACTTTTGTTGGGTAGACCTTTCATGCGGACTGCTAGGATAAAAATTGACGTCTACGCTGGCTCTCTAatcatggaatttgatggagaTGTGATAGGCTTCAATATCTTTGAGGCTATGAGGTATCCAATTGAATTTTATTCATGCTTTTCTATTAACATACTTGATACTCTTGCACATAAAGTTTTGGAAGCAATAAGAAAGGATACGTTAGTCACAACCATTGAGCAAGGCATTGGCTACACCCATGATGGCGTCATGGTCCCCATGAAGAACCTTCAGAAAACGTTGGACCCTCCAACATTGGAAGATGTTtcctccattgaaactcatctgcGTTATGAAG GCCCCTACACTTGA
- the LOC112172633 gene encoding cytochrome P450 94A1, which yields MFLELLDFSSLLLLPLLFFILKLSGNSKTNSNSKLPKSYPIIGSFPALYKNYANRLPWFTELLQDSPTSTITMHHSLGHHFVVTANPAVVQHILKTKFHIYQKGESFRTTLHDLLGGGIFNADGDNWRFQRQLSSHEFNTKSLRKFVEDVVDTELYDRLIPILSKSSCDRTVLDFQDILQRFAFDNICRIGFGYDPEYLLPSLPQAKFAVAFDDAVQISGERFSSMRPVWKIKRALEIGSESHLRRVVSDVREFANTIVKQKKREIDEKKTLVSHDLLSRFLSSGHSDEKFVTDIVISFILAGRDTTSAALTWFFWLISKHPNVESQILKEINEKMETGVGYDEAKEMVYTHAALCESMRLYPPVPTDSKEAVEDDVFPDGTKVKKGMKVTYHVYAMGRMEQIWGKDWAEFRPERWLERDVATEKWRFVAKDSFSYPVFQAGPRICLGKEMAFLQMKRVVGEVLKRFKVVPEKRENGKEPEFLAYLTGKMKGGFPVTVVVRA from the coding sequence ATGTTTCTCGAGCTGTTAGACTTCTCCTcccttctcctcctccccttGCTTTTCTTCATCCTCAAGCTTTCCGGCAACTCGAAAACCAACAGCAACAGCAAGCTCCCCAAATCATACCCAATAATCGGTTCATTCCCAGCCCTCTACAAGAACTATGCCAATAGACTCCCATGGTTCACTGAGCTTCTTCAAGACTCGCCCACATCTACTATTACTATGCACCATTCTCTGGGCCACCACTTCGTCGTCACCGCCAACCCAGCCGTGGTCCAGCACATCCTCAAGACAAAGTTCCACATCTACCAAAAGGGCGAGTCCTTCCGTACAACTCTCCACGACCTCCTGGGCGGTGGGATTTTCAACGCCGACGGTGACAATTGGAGGTTCCAGCGGCAACTCTCCAGCCATGAATTCAACACAAAGTCCCTCAGGAAATTTGTGGAAGACGTGGTGGACACTGAGCTCTACGATCGGCTGATCCCCATTCTATCCAAATCTTCCTGCGACCGAACCGTTCTCGATTTCCAAGACATTCTCCAGCGGTTCGCCTTCGACAACATTTGCCGGATCGGGTTCGGTTACGACCCGGAGTATCTCCTTCCTTCTCTGCCGCAAGCCAAATTCGCGGTGGCGTTCGACGATGCGGTCCAAATCAGCGGCGAAAGGTTCAGTTCCATGCGCCCGGTGTGGAAGATCAAACGAGCTCTCGAAATCGGATCGGAAAGCCATCTCCGCCGTGTGGTCTCCGATGTCCGAGAGTTTGCGAACACCATCGTCAAGCAAAAGAAGCGTGAAATAGACGAGAAGAAGACTCTGGTGTCTCACGATCTACTGTCTAGATTCTTGAGCTCCGGCCACTCCGACGAGAAATTCGTCACTGACATAGTCATCAGCTTCATCCTCGCTGGAAGGGACACGACCTCGGCTGCTTTGACCTGGTTCTTTTGGCTAATCTCAAAACATCCAAACGTCGAAAGCCAAATTCTCAAGGAGATCAATGAGAAAATGGAGACCGGAGTCGGATATGATGAAGCGAAGGAGATGGTGTACACACACGCGGCGCTCTGTGAGAGCATGAGGCTGTACCCGCCTGTTCCGACGGACAGCAAAGAGGCGGTAGAAGATGACGTTTTTCCGGACGGGACTAAAGTGAAGAAGGGGATGAAAGTGACGTACCACGTGTACGCAATGGGGCGGATGGAGCAGATATGGGGCAAGGATTGGGCCGAGTTCCGCCCCGAGAGGTGGTTGGAGCGTGATGTGGCGACAGAGAAGTGGAGGTTCGTGGCGAAGGACTCCTTTAGCTACCCGGTGTTTCAGGCGGGGCCGAGGATCTGTTTGGGGAAGGAGATGGCCTTTTTGCAGATGAAAAGGGTGGTGGGTGAGGTTTTGAAGAGGTTTAAAGTTGTGCCGGAGAAGAGGGAGAATGGAAAGGAGCCGGAGTTTCTTGCCTACCTCAccggaaaaatgaaaggtgggtTTCCAGTTACCGTTGTTGTGAGAGCTTGA